A genome region from Christensenella minuta includes the following:
- a CDS encoding aspartate aminotransferase family protein yields MCTNESCSECMGKKCGELRQVPGPKSAGIKKDLFEYEGGGTYWRATFDGEERIPVFERQSGVRQWDVDGNEYIDTYGPFAASCLGHTPQAVIDEVYKQSKKMMHVADMPTIPRAEFVKELAGIAPGEMKGNAVVHSEVGGSAAVELALQVAEYYTPDPQHGIISFYGAYHGRMSAGLSATPCAYYREKVPTIKNDITRIPFPYCYRCAYGKEYPSCDLYCLEAFREMFRSPEYGLYDPRTKTNLVSTLIVEPAQFHGGGVYAPMEYFKGIREICDEYGIVFVADEIAIGMGRTGKWWCIEHYGVTPDLITTSKALSGGVWPLSAVLGKREIMEAWAGHPDKHMGTWHGSAIGCKAATTTIREIKKQNLLEAAAKKGAYFKENLQQLQKEHTLIGSVEGIGLGLGIELVKDRKTKEPAAQETEYIVKRALEYGVLINLSSYYGNRMTFMPPYVITEADIDLVTEVLGRCLAEAEAKF; encoded by the coding sequence GTGTGTACGAATGAAAGCTGTAGCGAATGTATGGGGAAAAAATGCGGGGAATTGCGCCAGGTTCCGGGACCAAAATCGGCCGGGATCAAAAAGGACCTTTTCGAGTATGAAGGCGGCGGGACTTATTGGCGGGCGACGTTTGACGGAGAAGAGAGGATACCGGTATTTGAACGGCAGTCTGGCGTGCGGCAGTGGGATGTAGATGGGAACGAATATATTGATACCTACGGACCTTTCGCAGCCTCTTGCCTTGGGCATACGCCGCAGGCCGTAATCGATGAAGTCTATAAACAGTCAAAAAAAATGATGCATGTTGCGGATATGCCGACCATCCCGCGCGCAGAATTTGTAAAAGAACTGGCGGGGATCGCGCCTGGCGAAATGAAGGGGAATGCGGTGGTGCATAGCGAGGTGGGCGGAAGCGCGGCGGTGGAGCTGGCGCTTCAGGTCGCGGAATATTATACGCCCGACCCACAGCATGGAATTATTTCCTTCTATGGCGCCTATCACGGAAGGATGTCGGCGGGACTTTCCGCAACGCCGTGCGCATATTACAGGGAAAAGGTCCCCACCATAAAAAACGATATCACCAGAATCCCTTTTCCGTACTGTTACCGGTGCGCCTATGGCAAAGAGTATCCTTCCTGCGATCTCTACTGCCTTGAAGCGTTTCGCGAAATGTTTCGTTCCCCGGAATACGGCCTTTACGACCCACGCACGAAAACAAACCTTGTGTCTACGTTGATTGTGGAGCCGGCGCAGTTCCACGGCGGCGGCGTATATGCCCCCATGGAATATTTCAAAGGGATTCGCGAAATTTGTGATGAATACGGGATCGTATTTGTCGCGGACGAAATCGCGATCGGCATGGGTCGGACGGGCAAGTGGTGGTGCATTGAACACTATGGAGTCACGCCCGACCTGATTACAACTTCAAAAGCACTTTCGGGCGGCGTGTGGCCTCTTTCCGCGGTTCTTGGGAAACGGGAGATCATGGAAGCGTGGGCCGGCCATCCCGATAAGCATATGGGAACGTGGCATGGAAGCGCGATTGGCTGCAAAGCGGCGACGACAACGATCCGTGAGATCAAAAAGCAAAATCTGCTCGAAGCGGCGGCAAAGAAGGGCGCATATTTCAAGGAAAACCTGCAGCAGCTGCAAAAGGAACATACGTTGATTGGAAGCGTGGAAGGTATCGGTCTCGGGCTTGGCATCGAACTCGTGAAAGACAGAAAGACCAAGGAGCCCGCGGCGCAGGAGACGGAATACATCGTGAAACGCGCCCTGGAATATGGAGTCCTCATCAATCTTTCAAGCTACTACGGGAACAGGATGACCTTTATGCCGCCGTATGTCATTACGGAAGCGGATATTGACCTCGTGACGGAGGTGCTCGGCAGGTGCCTTGCGGAGGCGGAAGCGAAATTTTAA
- a CDS encoding ArgE/DapE family deacylase, which produces MQIKEKIEKSVEENKEQLIQYCRRLIDIPSVTGNEGAVQQEVSRIMTEIGMDIDMWEPDDREMRESSLFSETGESFNGRPVVVGGLHGTGGGKSLLVNGHVDVVNEYPREKWDSDPFHSVIRNGRIYGRGASDMKSGVAMALFAAKIIRDMGIVLKGDFTIVSVPGEENGGNGTVASVLRGYTDFDAAIYPEPTSNQIQPAHRGAAFWRVYIEGKASHGGTKYQGVSAVEKGMKIARALEELEWKRHREICSKHPMYGDYPLSAPVTLGIFRGGQFTSGVPETCILEGCIEYVPGEASRDVCKSLEGAVWEACRGDEWLLTHKPRVEWFGLRYEPSETDPHHPFVKTAEGCYREMLGRDPEINGFEAGTDMRVLANNFGVPGIMFGPGDIAMAHAPNEYVEIGKLVEAAKVLLLLITEWCGWQEKKEGV; this is translated from the coding sequence ATGCAAATAAAAGAAAAAATCGAGAAAAGTGTTGAAGAGAACAAGGAGCAATTGATTCAGTATTGCAGGAGATTGATCGATATTCCCAGTGTAACCGGAAATGAAGGGGCGGTACAGCAGGAGGTTTCCCGCATTATGACTGAAATCGGCATGGATATTGACATGTGGGAACCGGACGACCGTGAAATGAGGGAGAGCAGCCTATTTTCGGAAACGGGGGAGAGTTTTAACGGACGGCCCGTTGTTGTGGGCGGACTTCATGGAACAGGAGGTGGTAAATCCCTGCTGGTAAACGGGCATGTGGATGTCGTGAACGAATATCCGCGCGAGAAGTGGGACAGCGATCCGTTTCACAGCGTTATTAGGAACGGGAGGATTTACGGGCGCGGTGCATCCGATATGAAGAGCGGTGTTGCGATGGCGCTTTTCGCGGCAAAGATAATCAGGGATATGGGGATAGTCCTGAAAGGAGATTTTACGATCGTGAGCGTGCCGGGAGAGGAGAATGGAGGAAATGGCACCGTTGCATCCGTACTTAGGGGATATACGGATTTTGATGCCGCCATATATCCGGAGCCAACGTCCAATCAAATACAGCCCGCACATCGCGGCGCTGCATTCTGGAGGGTGTATATCGAGGGGAAAGCCTCGCATGGGGGGACCAAGTACCAGGGAGTGAGCGCGGTGGAGAAGGGCATGAAAATTGCGCGCGCGCTTGAAGAACTGGAATGGAAGCGGCACCGGGAAATCTGCAGCAAGCATCCGATGTACGGGGACTATCCGCTGTCCGCACCGGTGACTCTCGGAATATTCCGGGGCGGGCAATTCACAAGTGGAGTCCCGGAGACGTGCATACTGGAGGGCTGCATCGAATATGTACCCGGAGAGGCGAGCCGGGATGTATGCAAATCCTTGGAAGGCGCAGTGTGGGAGGCGTGCCGAGGAGACGAATGGCTTCTCACCCATAAACCGCGCGTCGAATGGTTTGGCCTGCGCTATGAGCCGTCAGAGACAGATCCGCATCATCCCTTTGTGAAAACAGCGGAAGGCTGTTACCGGGAAATGCTTGGGAGGGATCCTGAAATCAATGGATTTGAAGCGGGGACGGATATGCGTGTACTGGCAAATAATTTCGGTGTGCCGGGGATTATGTTCGGGCCGGGAGATATCGCAATGGCGCATGCGCCGAATGAATATGTGGAGATTGGGAAACTGGTCGAAGCGGCAAAGGTATTGCTGCTGCTCATCACCGAATGGTGCGGGTGGCAGGAGAAAAAGGAGGGAGTATAA
- a CDS encoding LacI family DNA-binding transcriptional regulator, producing the protein MNQKEIAKKAGVSVATISRVINGEEGVSQEKRQKILELLDKYAYVRDINAKNLRTSRSKAIGFLISNFENPFFVSMYQGLEAVCRKNGYNIIIGNTNEDIRQEQEAIDLFLSYRVAGIVASFVDPQETTLRKIKNFGSNIIALDRQQKNIEADTVTMDSFAGAKMQVDYLAGLGHKRIAVIHGTTTNLPGEERLNGYMAAMEEHGLEVLPNYVASGFFNEEEAYAATVQLMGQNPRPTALITHNNLMCIGAYKALKDLNIKIPQDVSLIGFDDFDFADYLEPSLTLIDRPLKTMGEIAGKMLIERIEGKYSGKARLVVFPAKLRVNHSCARAERIIQE; encoded by the coding sequence GTGAATCAGAAAGAAATCGCAAAAAAGGCCGGAGTATCTGTAGCCACAATATCGCGTGTGATTAATGGAGAAGAAGGCGTTTCCCAGGAAAAACGGCAAAAAATTTTGGAATTGCTTGATAAATATGCTTATGTTCGTGATATTAACGCAAAAAACCTGCGCACCTCACGTTCAAAAGCCATTGGTTTTCTGATTTCAAATTTTGAAAATCCGTTTTTTGTCTCTATGTATCAGGGACTTGAAGCCGTATGCCGGAAGAACGGATATAATATTATCATCGGCAATACCAACGAAGATATCCGGCAGGAGCAGGAAGCGATCGATCTGTTTTTGAGTTACAGAGTGGCGGGAATTGTCGCAAGTTTTGTCGATCCGCAGGAAACAACGCTAAGAAAAATTAAAAATTTTGGCTCCAATATCATCGCGCTTGACCGACAACAAAAGAATATCGAGGCGGATACCGTCACAATGGATAGCTTTGCGGGCGCGAAAATGCAGGTGGATTATCTTGCAGGTCTGGGACACAAACGGATTGCCGTGATCCATGGTACGACGACCAATCTGCCGGGGGAAGAACGCCTGAACGGATATATGGCCGCAATGGAAGAACATGGCCTTGAAGTGCTGCCTAATTATGTTGCCTCGGGTTTCTTCAATGAAGAGGAGGCATACGCCGCCACGGTTCAGCTGATGGGGCAGAATCCGCGCCCAACGGCGTTAATCACGCATAATAACCTGATGTGTATCGGTGCGTATAAAGCACTCAAGGACCTTAATATCAAAATCCCGCAGGATGTCTCCCTGATAGGGTTCGATGATTTTGATTTTGCCGATTATTTGGAGCCAAGCCTGACCCTGATCGACAGGCCGCTTAAAACGATGGGCGAAATTGCAGGGAAAATGTTGATTGAACGAATCGAAGGGAAATACAGCGGGAAGGCGAGACTTGTTGTCTTTCCGGCAAAACTGCGCGTGAATCATTCATGTGCACGGGCCGAACGAATAATACAAGAATAA
- the cobT gene encoding nicotinate-nucleotide--dimethylbenzimidazole phosphoribosyltransferase, with product MDYTDILPLDESAMTAARGRVDSLSKPLGSLGQLEEYAVRLAGIRGFMGGTLSKRAVLVFAADNGIYKQGITPVPQEVTPMQTVNIANGIAGVNALAAQAGAEVFVYNVGVAQELKRKNIVDVLVMHGTNDMTQGPAMTRAQCEAAMKAGYEAAAAQASCDVIGLGEMGICNTSTTAAVASVLLGKSVAEMTGRGAGITDGQYRKKVAAIERAIAVNGPDAENPVDVIAKVGGLDIAAMTGAYLACAHYRIPAVIDGFISACAALCAMRIAPVSVSYMFASHKSDEQGYAAISEALGLSPALTLGMRLGEGSGCPLMFYILEASLRMLEDMGTFAEGSIDSSEFIDLRK from the coding sequence ATGGATTATACAGATATACTGCCTTTGGACGAAAGCGCTATGACCGCGGCTCGCGGGCGCGTGGATTCCCTTTCAAAGCCCCTTGGCAGTCTTGGGCAGCTCGAAGAATATGCCGTGAGGCTGGCCGGTATCCGCGGATTTATGGGAGGCACCCTTTCAAAACGTGCCGTGCTCGTATTCGCGGCGGACAACGGCATCTATAAGCAGGGCATCACTCCCGTCCCGCAGGAGGTCACTCCCATGCAGACCGTTAACATCGCAAACGGGATTGCCGGTGTGAACGCGCTGGCGGCACAGGCGGGCGCGGAAGTCTTCGTCTATAACGTAGGCGTCGCGCAGGAGCTGAAACGCAAAAACATCGTCGATGTGCTCGTAATGCACGGAACAAACGATATGACGCAAGGCCCTGCCATGACGCGCGCACAGTGTGAAGCGGCCATGAAAGCCGGTTACGAAGCCGCGGCGGCACAGGCGTCCTGCGATGTGATCGGCCTTGGGGAGATGGGCATTTGCAATACGTCCACCACGGCCGCCGTCGCGTCAGTTTTGCTGGGAAAGTCCGTTGCTGAGATGACCGGCAGGGGAGCCGGCATTACCGACGGGCAGTACCGCAAAAAGGTCGCCGCGATCGAAAGGGCAATCGCGGTAAACGGACCGGACGCGGAAAACCCCGTTGATGTGATCGCCAAAGTGGGCGGTCTCGATATTGCGGCCATGACGGGCGCATACCTCGCCTGTGCGCACTACAGGATCCCGGCCGTGATCGACGGATTTATTTCCGCCTGCGCGGCGCTGTGCGCAATGCGCATCGCCCCTGTGAGCGTATCTTACATGTTTGCGTCGCACAAAAGCGACGAACAGGGATATGCGGCGATTTCCGAAGCCCTCGGCCTTTCGCCCGCGCTTACGCTCGGGATGCGCCTCGGAGAAGGAAGCGGCTGTCCGCTGATGTTTTATATTCTGGAAGCGTCCCTGCGTATGCTGGAAGATATGGGAACTTTTGCGGAAGGCAGTATCGATTCCTCCGAATTTATCGATCTAAGGAAATAG
- a CDS encoding heavy metal translocating P-type ATPase, translated as MEREHVHIQADEACACGAHSGHDRRDRHEHHEDGCCGHEHEHEHGCACGHDHAHAEEGKKSYLTRLIIGVAVFVFGYILQSVMELDLWVSFVIFFAAYLVLGANVLAAAGKNILRGKVFDENFLMTVATIGAFVLGIYTGSGDFAEGTAVMLFYMVGETLSDMAVERSRRSITELMDIRPDYANLKAGGQVRRVDPAAVAVGDVIVVKPFEKVPLDGIVVSGSSALNTSALTGESLPRDVSEGAEALAGSVNGGGTIELRVEKEFGESTAAKILDLVEHAGNKKARAEKFITKFARYYTPVVCAAALIVAIVPSLVTGAWSVWIYRALLFLVISCPCALVVSVPLSYFSGIGGASKKGILIKGANYLEALTNVREVVFDKTGTLTKGEFAVKEVHPAGGFTCEEVLEAAACAEADSSHPIARSVLQAYGGEPCARMGYEEIPGHGVKAETEEGTVLAGNAKLMEREGIAYEKMEQPGTVLYVAEDNKFLGSVLIADQVKADAQDAVKGLRGMGIGTAMLTGDAQNIGNAIARQVGVDEAYCELLPQDKVEALEHIQAKNGSTAFVGDGINDAPVLARADVGIAMGGAGSDAAIEAADIVLMTDEPSSVPRAVRISKKTRRIVWQNIVFALAVKAVVMVLGIAGFADMWWAVFADVGVTLIAVVNALRALRS; from the coding sequence ATGGAACGCGAACATGTACACATTCAGGCGGATGAAGCATGCGCATGCGGAGCTCACAGCGGCCATGACCGCCGCGACCGCCATGAGCACCATGAAGATGGATGCTGCGGCCATGAGCATGAACATGAGCACGGGTGTGCGTGCGGCCATGACCATGCGCATGCGGAAGAAGGAAAGAAAAGCTATCTGACGCGCCTTATCATCGGGGTGGCGGTCTTTGTGTTCGGCTATATTCTGCAAAGCGTGATGGAACTTGACCTGTGGGTCAGTTTTGTGATTTTTTTTGCGGCCTATCTGGTGCTTGGCGCGAACGTGCTGGCAGCGGCGGGAAAGAATATCCTGCGCGGCAAAGTATTTGATGAAAACTTCCTGATGACTGTCGCGACCATTGGGGCATTTGTACTTGGGATCTATACGGGCAGCGGAGATTTTGCCGAGGGAACGGCAGTCATGCTGTTCTATATGGTAGGTGAAACACTTTCCGATATGGCGGTGGAGAGAAGCCGCCGTTCGATCACCGAGCTGATGGATATCCGGCCCGATTACGCCAACCTGAAAGCAGGCGGGCAGGTACGGAGGGTCGACCCTGCCGCCGTTGCTGTGGGCGATGTTATCGTTGTGAAGCCGTTTGAAAAGGTACCGCTTGACGGCATCGTGGTATCCGGCAGTTCAGCCCTCAATACCAGCGCGCTGACAGGTGAAAGCCTTCCGCGCGACGTCTCCGAGGGTGCGGAAGCGCTTGCGGGCAGCGTGAACGGCGGCGGTACGATCGAGCTTCGCGTGGAGAAGGAATTTGGGGAGTCCACTGCCGCAAAGATACTTGATCTCGTGGAACATGCGGGCAACAAGAAAGCGCGGGCTGAAAAATTTATCACCAAGTTCGCGCGCTATTATACCCCCGTCGTGTGTGCGGCAGCGCTGATCGTGGCAATCGTTCCGTCACTTGTGACGGGCGCGTGGAGCGTTTGGATTTACCGTGCGTTACTGTTTCTCGTGATTTCCTGCCCGTGCGCGCTTGTGGTTTCCGTGCCGCTCAGCTATTTCAGCGGGATTGGCGGCGCGTCGAAAAAGGGCATTTTGATCAAGGGCGCAAACTATCTCGAAGCGCTTACGAATGTGCGGGAAGTGGTGTTCGACAAGACAGGTACGCTTACGAAGGGCGAATTTGCGGTCAAGGAGGTGCATCCGGCTGGCGGGTTCACGTGCGAAGAGGTGCTGGAAGCGGCGGCGTGCGCGGAAGCGGATTCTTCGCATCCCATTGCGCGCTCGGTGCTGCAGGCATATGGCGGGGAGCCGTGCGCGCGCATGGGCTATGAGGAAATTCCCGGCCATGGCGTAAAGGCCGAAACGGAGGAAGGCACGGTCCTTGCGGGCAACGCAAAACTGATGGAGCGAGAGGGCATTGCCTATGAAAAAATGGAACAGCCCGGAACTGTGCTCTATGTGGCGGAAGACAACAAATTCCTGGGGAGCGTGCTAATCGCGGATCAAGTGAAGGCGGACGCGCAGGATGCAGTCAAAGGCCTGCGCGGTATGGGGATCGGCACTGCTATGCTCACGGGTGACGCGCAAAATATTGGAAACGCAATCGCGCGGCAGGTGGGCGTGGACGAAGCCTATTGTGAGCTGCTGCCTCAGGATAAGGTAGAAGCGCTGGAACACATCCAGGCCAAAAACGGCAGTACGGCGTTTGTGGGCGACGGCATCAACGACGCGCCCGTACTCGCCCGGGCGGATGTAGGGATCGCGATGGGCGGCGCGGGCAGCGACGCGGCCATCGAAGCGGCGGATATCGTGCTGATGACGGATGAACCGTCTTCCGTTCCCCGGGCGGTGCGTATCTCGAAAAAGACCCGGCGGATCGTATGGCAGAATATCGTGTTCGCCCTTGCGGTCAAAGCGGTTGTCATGGTGCTTGGAATTGCCGGGTTTGCGGATATGTGGTGGGCGGTATTTGCGGACGTGGGCGTGACGCTCATTGCCGTTGTAAACGCCCTGCGCGCACTGAGATCGTAA
- a CDS encoding ArsR/SmtB family transcription factor, with product MSERRVTDGELETMSVIFKMLSDQTRLRILLALHNRELCVAHLCEALAMEQSAVSHQLRNLKAARLIKNRKDGKNVYYSLDDEHVLHVIDQVLEHVRH from the coding sequence ATGAGTGAACGAAGGGTGACGGACGGGGAACTGGAAACTATGAGCGTGATCTTTAAAATGCTCAGCGACCAGACACGCCTTCGCATATTGCTTGCGCTGCATAATCGGGAACTGTGCGTGGCCCATTTGTGCGAGGCGCTGGCGATGGAACAATCCGCGGTGTCGCATCAGCTCAGGAACCTCAAGGCTGCGCGCCTTATCAAAAACCGCAAGGATGGGAAAAATGTCTATTACAGCCTCGACGACGAGCACGTCCTGCATGTGATCGACCAGGTGCTCGAGCATGTAAGGCATTAG
- a CDS encoding NUDIX domain-containing protein: MVRLRKKERREETMELKETAISSETVYDGKIIKVQKDRVRLPNGKEALREVVRHQGGVCVCAVDGDLNLFFVRQYRYPFQEAMLELPAGKLDVEGEDAYDGALRELREETGIIAADMMPLGEIYSSVGFCDESIHMYLAVNIEQGKQCLDEDEFINVEKIPLGRAVEMCLKGELKDAKTVACVLKAYIILEQLQREAGRTEAEAHE; the protein is encoded by the coding sequence ATGGTAAGATTAAGAAAAAAAGAACGGCGGGAGGAAACGATGGAACTGAAAGAGACGGCGATTTCTTCGGAAACGGTATATGACGGGAAAATTATCAAGGTACAGAAGGACAGGGTGCGCCTGCCAAACGGAAAGGAAGCGCTGCGCGAGGTTGTGCGGCACCAGGGCGGCGTATGCGTGTGTGCGGTCGACGGAGACCTAAACCTGTTTTTTGTAAGGCAGTACCGCTATCCGTTTCAGGAAGCCATGCTCGAGCTTCCGGCCGGGAAGCTCGACGTGGAAGGGGAGGATGCTTATGATGGAGCGCTGCGCGAGCTAAGGGAGGAAACGGGGATCATCGCGGCGGACATGATGCCGCTTGGCGAAATTTATTCCAGTGTAGGCTTTTGCGACGAATCCATACATATGTATCTCGCGGTCAATATCGAACAGGGAAAACAGTGCCTCGACGAAGACGAGTTTATCAATGTGGAAAAAATACCGCTCGGGCGGGCAGTAGAAATGTGTCTGAAGGGGGAGCTTAAAGATGCAAAAACGGTGGCCTGCGTGCTCAAGGCATATATTATTCTTGAACAGCTCCAGCGCGAGGCCGGCAGGACGGAGGCGGAAGCTCATGAGTGA
- a CDS encoding bifunctional metallophosphatase/5'-nucleotidase, translating into MRLDKVPALLLAFLFFIMMVPGLASAAPAVDETVINIYHTNDVHGHAVGNETSIGYARLRTMLKGDESDGRLVFDAGDAFSGTAFANLSDGKSIAALMEQVGYDAITPGNHDFDYGSETLQRLLSDSEINGLAINILKDGQPMFEPYRIFQESGIKIGVIGIATPQTAETADPRDLSGVTFLDGEPLFTSVQSAVNDLRAQNVNAVIVLSSLGTADNAGTSSVDIATGVSGIDLVIDGHSHDTYANGYISYPGYIQGRTPLIVQAGKNFENFGITSLTFDSKKVLTGVNSRLVDAGEASGFSPDKNVAETIIEYEKEQQPIMGEKIAATPVFLNAEQAYIRTGSTNFGQLCTQAMLEDTGADFALVNSGIISGSIPEGPVSFGTLYNAIPYDNLIVTTEMTGAELKTMLNARMLIGESAFPQFAGFEVTARKYLNDEGKSAAVVQTLTKNGKEVADTDRFTVAVIDFIYYGGDGYEFTSPVLEESSTLFSVVADYLNSKSDEELLALSDASNLTLWEETIDTDNVIAKLEANVPEDVHVFLNQTTVVPESVVYPLIGQDRNLVFTINGERPYSFSFNGLRLSVPMNINLSASVSQEPPQGKRTASSADKNAVFLNLARNDALPPDTNISIYVGDVYPPGSLVYLYYYDINRDILPLNESGIEVDQAGNAAFPVNAGVTYLLNSRLLNAATIFENPTAEHPFFLGVAVLVLVFAAWVIFFLITKKGAQKNRKQQ; encoded by the coding sequence ATGCGTCTTGATAAAGTGCCGGCCTTGCTGCTGGCGTTCCTGTTTTTTATTATGATGGTTCCCGGCCTTGCGTCCGCGGCTCCTGCGGTAGATGAGACCGTCATCAATATTTACCATACAAACGACGTCCACGGCCATGCCGTCGGCAACGAAACGTCTATCGGCTATGCGCGGCTCCGTACGATGCTGAAGGGAGACGAATCCGACGGCCGTCTTGTGTTCGACGCAGGCGACGCTTTTTCGGGTACGGCTTTTGCCAACCTCAGCGACGGCAAAAGCATCGCTGCCCTGATGGAGCAGGTCGGATATGACGCGATCACCCCCGGAAACCACGATTTCGATTACGGCAGCGAAACCTTACAGCGGCTTCTCTCGGATTCCGAGATCAACGGCCTTGCCATCAATATCCTCAAGGACGGGCAGCCCATGTTCGAGCCTTACCGTATCTTCCAGGAGAGCGGGATCAAAATCGGCGTGATCGGTATCGCGACGCCGCAGACGGCAGAGACGGCAGACCCGCGTGATCTTTCAGGCGTCACTTTCCTCGACGGAGAACCCCTTTTCACCTCGGTCCAGAGCGCGGTCAACGACCTGCGCGCACAAAATGTGAACGCCGTCATCGTACTTTCCAGCCTTGGCACGGCGGACAACGCGGGAACGAGCAGCGTGGATATTGCCACCGGCGTAAGCGGGATCGACCTTGTGATCGACGGACACTCCCACGATACTTACGCCAACGGTTATATTTCTTATCCCGGCTATATACAGGGCAGGACCCCCCTGATCGTTCAGGCCGGGAAAAATTTTGAAAACTTCGGGATCACCAGCCTCACCTTCGATTCCAAAAAAGTGTTGACCGGCGTGAACAGCCGCCTAGTCGACGCCGGGGAGGCTTCGGGTTTTTCGCCGGATAAGAACGTCGCAGAAACAATTATTGAATATGAAAAGGAACAGCAGCCTATCATGGGGGAAAAGATCGCCGCTACGCCTGTTTTCCTCAACGCGGAGCAGGCGTATATCCGCACTGGAAGCACGAATTTCGGGCAACTGTGCACGCAGGCAATGCTGGAGGATACGGGGGCCGATTTCGCGCTCGTGAACAGCGGCATCATTTCCGGATCCATTCCGGAGGGTCCGGTTTCCTTCGGTACCCTTTACAACGCCATCCCTTATGATAACCTTATCGTTACCACGGAAATGACGGGAGCGGAGCTTAAGACGATGCTCAACGCGCGTATGCTGATTGGAGAAAGCGCGTTTCCCCAATTCGCGGGTTTTGAGGTCACGGCACGGAAATATTTGAACGACGAGGGAAAATCTGCAGCGGTGGTCCAGACGCTTACGAAGAATGGGAAAGAGGTGGCAGATACCGACCGTTTCACCGTCGCCGTGATCGATTTTATCTATTACGGTGGGGACGGCTATGAATTTACCTCCCCCGTTTTAGAGGAAAGCTCCACACTGTTCAGCGTCGTTGCCGATTATCTGAACAGCAAATCTGATGAAGAGCTTCTCGCCCTTTCGGATGCCTCCAACCTTACGCTCTGGGAGGAAACCATCGATACGGACAATGTGATCGCCAAACTGGAAGCAAACGTACCGGAGGATGTGCATGTATTCCTTAACCAGACGACGGTTGTGCCGGAAAGCGTCGTTTACCCATTGATCGGACAGGACCGGAACCTGGTATTCACCATCAACGGCGAACGCCCTTATTCCTTCAGCTTTAACGGGCTCAGGCTTTCCGTGCCCATGAACATTAACCTCTCCGCCAGTGTTTCGCAGGAGCCGCCGCAGGGGAAACGCACCGCGTCGTCCGCGGATAAAAATGCGGTATTCCTCAACCTTGCTCGAAACGACGCCCTGCCCCCGGATACCAATATCAGTATTTATGTTGGCGACGTTTATCCGCCTGGATCCTTGGTGTACCTGTATTATTATGATATCAACCGGGATATCCTTCCCCTGAACGAAAGCGGAATCGAGGTGGATCAAGCAGGCAACGCGGCTTTTCCCGTAAACGCGGGGGTCACGTATCTTCTGAATTCAAGGCTGCTCAATGCCGCCACAATCTTTGAGAATCCAACGGCTGAGCACCCGTTTTTTCTTGGAGTTGCGGTTCTAGTCCTTGTATTCGCCGCATGGGTCATATTTTTCCTGATTACCAAAAAAGGAGCGCAGAAAAATAGGAAGCAGCAATAG
- a CDS encoding alpha/beta hydrolase, which translates to MLDVISPVAPATGPLPVVFWLHGGAYIGGDKADVEGYCVQVAAQGYHVLNVNYPLAPEANYPAGVRAVADACSFAAARADTLGLDLSRVYFAGDSAGAQMSAQFVTAQIDMQYARDAQIPQIVPRESIRGVGLFCGLYDVAAYAGNFDSHTPVSYVVKRIFWGVIGDAEWRHGPELEEASVLRHIPPCGFPPVFLTDGNIGTFTEQGMAYADALRACGTPVEDTFYPRSVTLLPHEYQFNMRRAAARDAFRLFIEFLERTKK; encoded by the coding sequence GTGCTCGACGTAATTTCCCCCGTTGCGCCTGCGACGGGGCCGCTGCCCGTGGTGTTTTGGCTTCATGGGGGCGCATATATCGGGGGCGACAAAGCGGATGTGGAAGGCTACTGCGTTCAGGTCGCCGCGCAGGGGTACCATGTCTTGAACGTCAACTACCCCCTTGCGCCCGAAGCAAATTATCCGGCCGGGGTGCGTGCCGTGGCAGATGCCTGTTCTTTTGCCGCCGCCCGGGCGGACACCCTGGGGCTGGACCTTTCCCGCGTCTATTTTGCGGGCGATTCCGCCGGCGCGCAGATGTCCGCGCAGTTCGTAACGGCGCAAATCGATATGCAATATGCGCGGGATGCCCAAATCCCGCAGATCGTGCCCCGGGAGAGCATCCGCGGCGTCGGCCTTTTCTGCGGTCTTTACGACGTGGCGGCATATGCCGGGAATTTTGATTCGCACACCCCGGTCTCCTATGTCGTGAAACGTATCTTTTGGGGCGTGATCGGAGACGCAGAGTGGCGGCACGGACCGGAGCTTGAGGAGGCCTCCGTCCTGCGGCACATCCCGCCCTGCGGATTTCCGCCCGTTTTCCTGACAGACGGCAATATCGGCACCTTTACCGAACAGGGAATGGCTTATGCCGACGCGCTCCGCGCCTGCGGTACTCCTGTCGAAGACACCTTTTACCCGCGTTCCGTGACGCTCCTGCCTCATGAATACCAGTTCAATATGCGGCGGGCGGCAGCGCGGGACGCCTTCCGGCTTTTCATAGAATTTCTGGAGCGCACAAAAAAATAG